AGGTGTCGGGCTCCGTTTTAGACTATCGGATCATTTCAGCCTTCATGTTCAGAGTGATTTCAGGTATGTCTTCAGTGACTATCTCGATGATGTGAGCAGCACAGTTTTCAGGAGCTCTTACATTAATGAAACTCAGGCATTTGCAGGAAAACCCAATCCTCAATATGACGGAATACGCGGAAAGGAAAATAACCTGAATGATATTTATGCAATCAGTTCAGCCTCGTTTCGCATCAGTTTCGGACAAAAAAAGGAAACTTTCCTCCCTCCTGTTTTTTATGCCCGGCAAGTTGAAAACACAGGAACTGAAACAGTTCAACTATTACCAACCGAACTAAAAGTTGGCTCTGAAACCATTGTAGTTTATGACACTATCAAGGTTATAGAAAAAGGATATACTGCAACTTATGACAGTTCCGGAATTGGACAAACCAAAGCCTTGCTCGACTCTTTGAAACAGGTACAGCTCAACAATCAACAGTTGGAATCTCAACTACAACAAGCACAAACAGAGTTTTCTCAATTACAACAAACACTAACGGATGCCCAAAACTCTCAGGATACTTTACTGATCGCAAAACAAGATGTTATCCTGAACAAAATGGACTCTCTTCAAAAATCCGTTACTAATCTTTATATAGTTTCAGCCGTCTCGGATCAGAAAGCATTGCCACAAGACAGTACTGCTACAGATGCAAAATATACAGCCGAGTTAAAGCAGTTAAAAGATGAAATTGACCGACTAAAAGCCGGGCAATTTGCCGACAAAAGACCCTCATTAAACCCATCAGGATTTCCTGTTCAAGCTACTGTACCCCCTTTGGCCAATATGCCTGCAGTGTCTCAGATGCCATCTGAAAAAAACATCAAACAAACACCCTCCCTAACATCGCCTGATAATCAGGCAATGTTGAAAATTGAAACAGAGATGGACGGGCTGAAAATGCAGATTGCAATGTTAACCAATGCTGTCAATGCCCAAACTTTGGCGTTATCAAGACAAGCAACTGCAATGCCTCCTGTTACTCAGCCACAGGTAATAATTCAACAGCCTTCACCTATCGGTGAAAGTTCTAATCAACAATGGGAAAGTTCACTTAATGCTATTAACAACCAATTGTTTTTACTCAATTCCAGAATTAGTTCTTTGGAGCAACGCCCACCCGCCACTACAATCATAGCTGCTCCGGCAACAAATCAGCAATCTGCCAACTCTATTCCTGCAGATTCTACAAATCACCAAAGCTTGATAAAAACGATCGAAGACTTACAAAAACAATTACATCTGCTCAATAACAAAGTTCTTGAACTGGAAAAGCAACCTGTCATTCAAAAATCTCCGGTTGTTCCAACTCCTGTAACAAATAATCCACCTATAACGGAACCAAAAGCTGTAGTGGCTCCTCCAACACCTCCGCCGGTTAAGACCGTTGAACCTGTTGTCCCATTACCCACTACATCGTCTCGCCCGGAAGTAACAGCCGCCTATAAAACAGAAGTGGATAAAATGGGGAGTGTCAGTCTGTTTTTTGAGGTAAATTCTGCTGTTATTTCCGACCCCGAACTGACTAAACTGCAACGGGTTGTGGATATTATCCGCCGTTATCCGGAAGCCCGCATCACTATCAACGGATATACTGATAGTACGGGCAGTGCCGAATATAATAAAAAGCTTTCCGAAAAACGGGCAAATGCAGTTTTAGACCGTTTGATTAACGGCTATAAAGTAAACCCTGCACAGGTTATATTGAAGGGGTTTGGGGATGCCAATGCCATGCCCGGAGCCAGTTCTTACGACCGGAGGGTAGATTTACATTGGGAAAAATAAATATTGGCATCTATCGTTGTTCAATGATGAAAAATCAGCATAAATATGCTTTGCCCGGAAAACAAATAATAAGAAGCGTGTTTTGTTTTAGATGATTCAGCTTACGGCTTTGTTAAACGATGCCAAAGTTCGCATAGTTTAACTGCATAGTTAATCAATTACCAGTTCAACCGAAATGTTGCCGGATGGTGCCGAATTCCATTGTACCATTATCTGATTAGTACCTTGTCCTGACAGAATTGTGCCTTCGGTAACTGTCCATTCATAACTGCTTCCATAAATGAATGGCACACTGTACAAATAGGTATCACTGTTACAGGCAACCTGCTGACCGGAAATTGCTAAACTGCCGGGAAAATAGTAATTACAGATATTCAGGTCAAAACCTTCCCGGATATAATTGTTGACCGATGAAGCGGTAAAATCGGGATTCCAGTTATCTTTTGACATTTGACGGCAAATGGTCAAAAATTCAATGAGCCCACCTGTTTCGCCAATATGAGTTAGGTAAGTTGAAATATTCCGGTTAGGGTCAGGGTAAGCAACTTCTGCGTTTGATGCTCCGATTTCTCCGCTTTGTGCAACCCAATTGGTAAAAGTACCTGATGGTATAAACCAGTTTCCGGCGCTGACAGTATTGAAATATCGGTTATTGCTAAAGGAAAGATTACCGAAAGATCCGTTTTGCACAACACAATACCCTTTAAGATTTCCCATTTGAATGTCGTTGGCAATGATCTGATTATTGCCGGCTAAAATACTTCCTGCATTGATACCTGATGAATAAGCAATACCTGAAGGGGTATTGTTACCCCAGTTATAGACAATGTTGTTTTCAAAACTGACATCTTGTACGCGGTTAAAACTAATGCCGAGGTTGTATTCGGATACCGGCGTAAAATGTGCAACTATGTTGTGGTGAACGATTGCTCCTGTTACTCTTTCCACCGAAATTCCGTTTCCCTGATCAAAAGGCTCTACTCTTGCATCCAGAACAACATTATAAGCAACTTCAGCACTCACTGATTCTGTCGGCCAATTTAATGCTGTGCCGTCAAAAGTTCCTATCAGGATATTGCGGGGGTTGGACAAATAAAGGTTGTCAAAAATAAAACCGCCGCATCTGTGTCCGCCACCAACCGCAGAAGCTCTCGAAACTATATTGCGTTTAAAAACTAAATTCCGGCAACCAACCTGAAAATAAGTGTTATGGCTAAAACCGGTAGCTACCGCACCTGCAATCTCTTCATTCCATCCATTGTGGTCAATCAGATTTTCTTCAAATAAAATCGAATCTACCCGGTTGATGAAAATTCCACCGCCCCCGCCTCCTGTTTCATAAGCATCTGTAAATACTGATCTTCTTACTTTTAAGTTTATTCTGGAAAAATCACCTGCCGAAACAGGATCTTGTGCTACAAGCTGGGTATGGAATGCATCGAAATGACAATCTTCAATTAAAAAATGATTAAAAGCAGCATTAGTGAGATTGACACCAACCGGTTCATCTGTTCCACTACGGGTATGCGGTTTTGCATATAAACCAACCATGCTCACAAAGGCTGCGGAACTTCCAAAAAAATCTATCAACCCATTGTTACCTGTTAAAATCTGAGGTCTTTGTATATCATATCCATAGCTTCCAATTAAGAGAGGTTCGTTGATATTGCGTCCGAATAAAGATACAGTACCAAATGACTCATTGACCCAAACATCTCCCTTTTTAAACAAAATCCAATCGGGAAACCCTGCTCTCAACTGTGTTTTAGCAGCAGCAATAGACTCAAAAGCAAGGATGAAGCCGACAGGGTGAAAAGGGTCGGAGCCAATTTCAGGCATATCCGGTGAGTATATAATTGCAGTGGCATCGTTTCCCGAATCGGCACTTACATAAATTAAACGTGAATCGACAGAAGGGGTAAACTGACTCCAACCGTTTAAAACTGAAGCCTGAGGAAACATCACTTTAATACTCACTAAATTAAAAAATAATAAAAATGCAAGTTTACTCATAAGTTAGAATCACTTTTAATCAAAATTAGCATTTTTTTAAAAACCCCGACTATGTTTTAAAGTTATCATAAGAATTTAATGAAAAATAAAACCATACCTTTACTACTTATGTTACAATCGTCCGTTGTCAGCCTGCCTGATTCTGAAATATATTATTACCCTCATTTTTTTCAAGAAAATGAAGCGGACGATATATTGATAAAAATGCTGGCACCGGGTCTAATTGAATGGAAGCAGGAAAGTATTCAACTGTTTGGTAAAAAAGTATTGACACCGAGACTCAGTGCATGGTATGGAGAAGAAGGAACTGAATATACCTATTCCGGCCTGACTATGAAACCCATACCCTTTACACCTGAGTTAAAGTATATCAAACATAAGTTAGAGAAGATTAACCCAATCTGTCACTTTAACAGTGTTTTACTCAACCTTTACCGCGATGGTCAGGATTCCATGGGTTGGCACTCAGATGATGAACCTGAGTTGGGGAAAAATCCAATCATTGCATCTGTCAGTTTTGGAGCTGCAAGGCGTTTTATTTTCCGCAACACCAAGCAAAAACAACTCAAACAAGAAATTTTTCTTCAACATGGTTCTTTATTGCTGATGAAAGGAACCACCCAACACTTCTGGCAACATGCTTTGCCTAAAACATCGAAGGCAACCGGTGTCAGAATTAACCTGACTTATCGAAAAATCTTAAATAGAGAAAGAAAATGAGCAAATCATCTGCATCAAGCATGATTTTTTCAAACCTGTTCATCATTTTTACTCCTGTTGTTGTTTATCATCAACCGTACTGAAAAGTAATCTTATTCTTACCTTTACACACTAATCAGGATACTTGTTTTGTCTATAAGATCTCTCCATTCAAACCCCTTCTCCCAATCAAAACTTTTTTATGAAACGACATTTACCCTTTATCATTTACTTATTGTCGGTTTTTATGATTAATGCCTGTGCTATGGTCAAAGAAACCAGAAAACAGGTGGAAACAAACATCGAAACAGTTGAAAATCAGGATTGGGAAGGATTGTACAACCCTTTGAATGAAGCTTATGAAGAAACCAATAAAGATTCCATTCCTTATCATGAAACCGCAAAACGGGTTAACGACTTGTTACACACAAAGTTGGAAGTCAGTTTTGACTGGGAAAATCATTATTTGTTTGGAAAAGCCACATTGACCTTTAAGCCCTATTTTTATCCTTCAAATACCCTGATTTTAGATGCCAAAGGCTTCGATATTCATCAGGTTGCTCTTGTATCCAAATCGGGCAACAAAGACCTGAAATATGACTATGATTCCATGAAATTAGAAATTGCGCTCGATAAAACCTATACCAAAACTGATACCTTTATTATCTACATTCATTATACTGCAAAGCCGGATGAACTCGATCAAAAAAATGAGGAAATAACCTACCAAAATAAAGGACTGTATTTTATCAGTCATGAACATGAAGATTCATCAGGAACTCCAAGGCAAATTTGGACACAAGGGGAAACAGAATCCTCTTCATGCTGGTTTCCAACAATTGACCACCCCAACGAAAGAACGACACAGGAAATCAGCATTACCGTTCCTGAAAACTTCTTAACGCTTTCAAACGGGAAACTGATGAGTTCTACCAATAATCCAGACGGTACCCGAACTGACTACTGGAAACAAACCTCCCCCCATGCCCCCTATCTTTTCGCAATGGCTATTGACGAATATGTTCTGATTAAAGACAAATGGAGAAACATTGAGGTCAATTATTATCTCGACAGTCTTTATGCACACCTTGCCGATAATATTTTTGGAAATACGCCTGAAATGCTGGAGTTCTTTTCCAACAAACTCAACTACCCTTATCCCTGGGATAAATACTCACAGGCAATCGTCTATAACTTTGTTGCCGGAGCGATGGAAAATACCGGAGCAACCTTGTTCTATGACGATTTGTATTATTATGGGCATCAAAAAGGAAAAAGTGATGACATCATTGCACATGAACTTTTCCATCACTGGTTTGGTGATTTAGTAACCTGTGAGTCGTGGGCAAATTTACCGCTCAATGAATCATTTGCAACTTATGGCGAATATCTTTGGTTTGAATTTAAGTATGGTAAAAAAGAAGCCGATCTTCACCTGCAAAATGACCTATTAGATTATTTAGACGAATCTTTTACAAAAAAAGAACCCCTAATCCGCTTTTATTATAGTAGCAGTGAAGACATGTTCGACCGGCATTCTTACCAAAAAGGGGGAAGAGTTTTACATATCCTTAGAAATTATGTGGGCGATGAAGCTTTTTTTACTGCACTTAACCTCTATTTGCGTCAAAATGCTTATCAAAGCGTAGAAATCCACAATCTCAGACTGGCTTTTGAAGAAGTTACCGGTGAAGATCTGAACTGGTTTTTTAATCAATGGTTTTTAACCAACGGGCATCCTGTTCTTGACATTACGCATCAATACGATTCTTTAGCAGGAAAACTGTTGATAGAAGTTTTACAAAAACAGCCCGAATCTACTGTTTACAGAATTCCAACTCATGTTGATATTTTTTTCAAAAATGGAACCAAAGAACGGAAAAATATCCTGCTAAATCAGACGACCCAAGTTTTTGAGTTTAATCTGAAACAAAAACCTGTTAATCTAATTTTTGATCCTGACCGTATCATTCTCGGTGAAATATACACCCACCAAAACACAGATGAATTCATCCATCAGTTTTATAACGGCAACCACTATTTGGATCAAATAGAAACACTTTACCAACTTGATGATTTGCAAAGCGAACCGGTTGTACAGAAATTGTTTGCCGATGCTCTAAAAAATGATTTTTGGATGGTTCAACAAGAAGCTTTGTATCTTCTTATTCCGTCCGTTTATTCCGGACAAGGACATCAACTCAAAAATGCAATGGTAGATTTGATCAATAGTACCGGTAACACTGATTTGAAAATCATGGCATTGGAAAAACTGATGGAATTTTTTGGTGAAGAAAAAGACTTAATCAACACTTACAAAGGATTTCTGACAAATGCTCATGAAGATATATTTCAATCAGTGCTTTACTATCTAATTGTTTTAGATCAGGAGATTGCTTTATCGGAAGCTCATAAACTGAGCGATACTGAAAATCCCAAACTTGCATTCTCAATAGCCTCTGTTTTTGCCGAGGCCGGCGATGAAAACGACCAACCCTATTTTGAAACCTGGTTGCCTAAAGCTACCGGTGATGTTCTATACAATTTTATCGATTCTTACGGGCATTTTTTAAGTCGGATGGAAACTATGAGTGTTGTTCAGAAAGGTGTTTTAACCCTTAAAAACATTGCATTGTCAAAACAAGACTGGTGGATAAAATTAATTGCAACGCAGCAAATCGCCTATATTAAAGACGTATTCACCGATAAAATGAATGAAAACCCCGGAAATTCTAAAATTGCACCTTTGGTTAATTTATCGAACGATACGTTGCAAAGCATTAAAAGTAAGGAGACCAACGCAAAACTCTTAGAGTTGTACGAAAATTTGTAATCATGTGGTTTATCCTGTAAAAGAGTTCTGTGCTTTTGCAAACCCTGATTGATGTCGGGGGTTATTGTTGGTTTACCCTGATTTTTGGAAGCAGGAAATCAAAAAGCTGACTAACCGCTTCTTCGGGGGTGGTTTGATCTGTCAATATTTCAAAATCCGGTTTTACAGGAGGTTCAAAAGGAGCACTGATACCTGTAAAATCAGGAATTTGACCGGCTCTTGCTTTTTTGTACAACCCTTTCACATCACGGGCTTCACAAACCGACAAAGGGGCATTGATATAAACTTCAACAAAATCTGATTGTCCGATTATTTCTTTGGCCAAGCTCCGGTTATCCAATGTAGGACTGACAAAAGAACAAATAGTAACAATTCCGCAATGGACAAACAATTTGGCAACCTCTGCAATTCGTCTGATATTTTCATGCCGGTCTGTGTCAGAAAATCCAAGGTTTTTATTGATTCCTGTTCTGACATTATCGCCATCCAATACCATTGTCAATATATTTTGCCGGTAAAACAACTCTTCCAACCCTTTGGCAATTGTACTTTTTCCGGAGCCTGAAAGACCGGTAAGCCAAACTGCAACTCCGGTTTGATTCAACAGTTTTTCTTTTTCCTCTCTTTGCACCAATTGATGAAAAATGGGATAGATATTTTCCGGTAATATGCTCATTTTCTGATGCGTTTAAAATGAATATTGACTGTTTGGGAATTTGCTAAATGCAAACAGCCTTGATTTACAGTAGTATAACTTGTAAACCAAGGCTGTTGTTTGTTAAAAGCAGGCTGAATGGCGGCAAATTATTCTGCCACTACTTCAAAATCAATCAGATACTTAAGATCTTCGCGGAAGTACAAAACTGCCTGATAAGAACCCAACATTTTGACATCTTCGTCAATCGTCAGTTTGCGGCGATCAACTTCGATACCGGTTTGTTGTTTGATGGCCTCGGCAAGCTGAACGTTAGTAACACTACCGAAGATTTTTTCGGTTGTTCCTACTTTAGCACCTACTTTAATAGGATTCATTTTAATTCGCTCAACCATAGCTTCAATGCTCTGTATCAGTTTATCCTCTTTTGAGCGCGATTGACGAATACGCTCAGCAATTATTGCTTTGTTGGATCGGTTGGCAATCAAGCCAAGTTTTTGAGGTATCAGATAGTTTCTCCCGTAGCCATCTTTGACTTTAACGGTTTGGTATTGTTCTCCCAATCCGGCTACATCCTGAATGAGTATTATTTCCATGTTGGTTATTATTTTAAATTGTCAGCAACATAAGGCAACAAAGCTATGTGGCGGGCACGCTTAACAGCTTGTGCAATTCTACGTTGGAATTTTAATGAATTTCCGGTAAGACGGCGAGGTAGGATTTTACCCTGATCGTTGATGAATTTCAACAAAAAATCGGGGTTTTTGTAGTCAATATAACGGATACCTGAACGTTTGAAACGACAGTATTTTTTAACATTGCGACCCAACTTGGGGGCAGTAAGGAATCTGATTTCTTTATTTGCGCTCATTGTTTAGTCCTCCATGTTTTGAAAGTCATCTGAAATAACCAAGTCTTCAAAATCTTCTTCTGCTTTATTGGCACTTTTTCCGGTTACTTTGTTTTTCACCCCTTTGCCTATCAGCCCTTTGCGTTTTCTTTCGTTATACTCTACCGCAAATTTGTCTAATTGAGTAGTTAAGAAACGCAAAATACGCTCATCGCGTTTGTAAAAAATCTCTAATTTAGCAGTAGATTCTCCCGGAGCGGAATACTCTATAACCAAATAAAATCCGGTGGTTTTTTTCTTAATAGGGTAAGCGAGTGATTTAATCCCCCAGAAATCGGTATGTACGATTTCACCACCCTGGGATTTAATCAACTCCTGATAATCGCCTACCACTTTTTCTACCTCTTCCTTAGTCAGGACAGGGGTAAAAATCAGCACGCATTCGTACGATTTTAGCATGTTAAGATGGAATTGTTGAAAAAATTACATGTTTAATAATAAAAGGCCTGCAAAGGTACATGTTTTTTCTTTGTTTTACCAAACAATGAAAAAGAATTACTAAAAAAACAAGGATGCCGGTCGGGATGTTGATTGTTTAAAACAAGCAAAAAGCCACGCAAAATTTTTGCGTGGCTTTTGTGATGTTGCGCGAATGTCGT
This is a stretch of genomic DNA from Sphingobacteriales bacterium. It encodes these proteins:
- the rplI gene encoding 50S ribosomal protein L9, yielding MEIILIQDVAGLGEQYQTVKVKDGYGRNYLIPQKLGLIANRSNKAIIAERIRQSRSKEDKLIQSIEAMVERIKMNPIKVGAKVGTTEKIFGSVTNVQLAEAIKQQTGIEVDRRKLTIDEDVKMLGSYQAVLYFREDLKYLIDFEVVAE
- the rpsF gene encoding 30S ribosomal protein S6, which produces MLKSYECVLIFTPVLTKEEVEKVVGDYQELIKSQGGEIVHTDFWGIKSLAYPIKKKTTGFYLVIEYSAPGESTAKLEIFYKRDERILRFLTTQLDKFAVEYNERKRKGLIGKGVKNKVTGKSANKAEEDFEDLVISDDFQNMED
- a CDS encoding alpha-ketoglutarate-dependent dioxygenase AlkB, with product MKNKTIPLLLMLQSSVVSLPDSEIYYYPHFFQENEADDILIKMLAPGLIEWKQESIQLFGKKVLTPRLSAWYGEEGTEYTYSGLTMKPIPFTPELKYIKHKLEKINPICHFNSVLLNLYRDGQDSMGWHSDDEPELGKNPIIASVSFGAARRFIFRNTKQKQLKQEIFLQHGSLLLMKGTTQHFWQHALPKTSKATGVRINLTYRKILNRERK
- a CDS encoding 30S ribosomal protein S18, with protein sequence MSANKEIRFLTAPKLGRNVKKYCRFKRSGIRYIDYKNPDFLLKFINDQGKILPRRLTGNSLKFQRRIAQAVKRARHIALLPYVADNLK
- the cysC gene encoding adenylyl-sulfate kinase — protein: MSILPENIYPIFHQLVQREEKEKLLNQTGVAVWLTGLSGSGKSTIAKGLEELFYRQNILTMVLDGDNVRTGINKNLGFSDTDRHENIRRIAEVAKLFVHCGIVTICSFVSPTLDNRSLAKEIIGQSDFVEVYINAPLSVCEARDVKGLYKKARAGQIPDFTGISAPFEPPVKPDFEILTDQTTPEEAVSQLFDFLLPKIRVNQQ
- a CDS encoding M1 family metallopeptidase codes for the protein MKRHLPFIIYLLSVFMINACAMVKETRKQVETNIETVENQDWEGLYNPLNEAYEETNKDSIPYHETAKRVNDLLHTKLEVSFDWENHYLFGKATLTFKPYFYPSNTLILDAKGFDIHQVALVSKSGNKDLKYDYDSMKLEIALDKTYTKTDTFIIYIHYTAKPDELDQKNEEITYQNKGLYFISHEHEDSSGTPRQIWTQGETESSSCWFPTIDHPNERTTQEISITVPENFLTLSNGKLMSSTNNPDGTRTDYWKQTSPHAPYLFAMAIDEYVLIKDKWRNIEVNYYLDSLYAHLADNIFGNTPEMLEFFSNKLNYPYPWDKYSQAIVYNFVAGAMENTGATLFYDDLYYYGHQKGKSDDIIAHELFHHWFGDLVTCESWANLPLNESFATYGEYLWFEFKYGKKEADLHLQNDLLDYLDESFTKKEPLIRFYYSSSEDMFDRHSYQKGGRVLHILRNYVGDEAFFTALNLYLRQNAYQSVEIHNLRLAFEEVTGEDLNWFFNQWFLTNGHPVLDITHQYDSLAGKLLIEVLQKQPESTVYRIPTHVDIFFKNGTKERKNILLNQTTQVFEFNLKQKPVNLIFDPDRIILGEIYTHQNTDEFIHQFYNGNHYLDQIETLYQLDDLQSEPVVQKLFADALKNDFWMVQQEALYLLIPSVYSGQGHQLKNAMVDLINSTGNTDLKIMALEKLMEFFGEEKDLINTYKGFLTNAHEDIFQSVLYYLIVLDQEIALSEAHKLSDTENPKLAFSIASVFAEAGDENDQPYFETWLPKATGDVLYNFIDSYGHFLSRMETMSVVQKGVLTLKNIALSKQDWWIKLIATQQIAYIKDVFTDKMNENPGNSKIAPLVNLSNDTLQSIKSKETNAKLLELYENL
- a CDS encoding OmpA family protein gives rise to the protein MEITIFKDYFTFKSATMKTSNHILTIILAFLISLLHFTSEVLAQNDDYGWRLGAGVGVMSYYGDLSSNSIGKAFKQHYKINKNRDLSYSIFLERRISPGIGIQLSGNKGFLTESDRNRATSDAFYDRALNFRSEINEGNLSFIFKADNDKILGKKVFLAPYLVLGAGITHFQVFADLKDKDGSYYNYSQAVINDGTYETDITNIGTEKTDNYATVVPHLNAGVGLRFRLSDHFSLHVQSDFRYVFSDYLDDVSSTVFRSSYINETQAFAGKPNPQYDGIRGKENNLNDIYAISSASFRISFGQKKETFLPPVFYARQVENTGTETVQLLPTELKVGSETIVVYDTIKVIEKGYTATYDSSGIGQTKALLDSLKQVQLNNQQLESQLQQAQTEFSQLQQTLTDAQNSQDTLLIAKQDVILNKMDSLQKSVTNLYIVSAVSDQKALPQDSTATDAKYTAELKQLKDEIDRLKAGQFADKRPSLNPSGFPVQATVPPLANMPAVSQMPSEKNIKQTPSLTSPDNQAMLKIETEMDGLKMQIAMLTNAVNAQTLALSRQATAMPPVTQPQVIIQQPSPIGESSNQQWESSLNAINNQLFLLNSRISSLEQRPPATTIIAAPATNQQSANSIPADSTNHQSLIKTIEDLQKQLHLLNNKVLELEKQPVIQKSPVVPTPVTNNPPITEPKAVVAPPTPPPVKTVEPVVPLPTTSSRPEVTAAYKTEVDKMGSVSLFFEVNSAVISDPELTKLQRVVDIIRRYPEARITINGYTDSTGSAEYNKKLSEKRANAVLDRLINGYKVNPAQVILKGFGDANAMPGASSYDRRVDLHWEK